One genomic region from SAR92 clade bacterium H455 encodes:
- a CDS encoding Do family serine endopeptidase → MLKRLLLVTSFVCLVFNPLSAVAQLPDFTELVEDSSAAVVKINTVQKARKSKSAQMAPGQIPEIFRDLFQQRQRPQTQRPVMAMGSGFVISEDGYIITNHHVIDGADEIVVRFSDRREFTATVVGKDRRSDLALLKIEADNLPALKLAAPDQLKVGEWVLAIGSPFGLDYSASVGIVSAIGRSIPTEKGENYVPFIQTDVAINPGNSGGPLFNLDGEVVGINSQIYSRSGGSIGLSFAIPTSVAVGVIEQLMENGEVQRGWLGVVIQDVDKDLARSLELDRPQGALINAVEPDSPADKGGIKPGDVIVRFNKQRIIDSGDLPHVVGMLAPEKKAPVELYRKGKLKKLTIQIGRLDSGDSSVAGASDGSDRLGLVVADLSDREMSSLGIRGGVVIEQVSPDSAGSESGLNRGDVILQLGYSRIDDGDEYAQVVRELPLDTPVLIRFYRQGRAISRTIILDK, encoded by the coding sequence GTGCTTAAAAGACTTTTGCTTGTTACTTCCTTTGTATGTCTTGTTTTTAACCCGCTCAGTGCAGTTGCCCAGCTGCCTGACTTCACTGAATTAGTTGAAGATTCCTCTGCCGCAGTGGTGAAAATCAATACGGTGCAGAAGGCCCGCAAAAGTAAGTCGGCGCAGATGGCGCCGGGCCAGATCCCAGAAATCTTTCGCGATCTATTTCAGCAGCGCCAGCGACCGCAAACCCAGCGCCCAGTAATGGCCATGGGTTCGGGCTTTGTGATCTCCGAAGATGGCTACATTATTACCAATCACCATGTAATCGATGGTGCCGATGAGATTGTTGTGCGCTTTTCTGACCGACGTGAATTTACAGCCACAGTGGTGGGCAAAGATCGTCGCTCAGATCTCGCCCTGCTCAAGATCGAGGCGGATAATTTGCCGGCTCTTAAACTGGCCGCGCCAGACCAGCTTAAGGTCGGTGAATGGGTGCTGGCCATAGGCTCTCCCTTTGGTCTCGACTATTCCGCTAGCGTCGGCATTGTCAGTGCCATAGGGCGCAGTATTCCCACTGAAAAAGGGGAAAATTATGTGCCCTTTATTCAGACTGATGTGGCGATTAATCCGGGCAATTCCGGTGGCCCACTGTTTAATCTGGACGGCGAAGTGGTAGGTATTAACTCGCAGATCTATTCCCGCTCCGGGGGCTCTATTGGCCTCTCTTTTGCTATTCCTACCAGTGTCGCCGTCGGTGTTATAGAACAGCTTATGGAAAATGGCGAAGTGCAGCGCGGCTGGCTTGGTGTGGTGATTCAGGATGTGGATAAAGATTTAGCTCGATCACTGGAGCTGGACCGACCTCAGGGCGCACTAATCAATGCTGTTGAGCCAGATAGTCCAGCAGACAAAGGTGGCATTAAGCCGGGTGATGTAATCGTGCGGTTTAACAAGCAGCGGATTATTGACTCTGGTGATTTACCCCATGTTGTCGGTATGCTGGCTCCAGAAAAAAAGGCTCCGGTGGAACTTTACCGCAAGGGCAAATTAAAGAAATTAACCATCCAAATCGGACGCCTTGATAGTGGTGATTCTAGTGTCGCCGGTGCTAGCGATGGCAGCGACCGTCTGGGTCTGGTAGTTGCCGATCTCAGTGATCGTGAAATGAGCTCTCTGGGTATTCGCGGCGGCGTGGTTATAGAGCAGGTTTCGCCAGATTCTGCTGGCTCAGAGTCGGGCTTAAATCGTGGCGACGTGATCTTGCAGCTTGGCTACAGTCGTATTGATGACGGCGATGAGTACGCTCAGGTAGTTCGAGAATTACCTCTGGATACGCCGGTATTAATCCGCTTCTATCGTCAGGGTAGAGCGATTTCGCGGACTATCATTTTGGATAAGTAA
- the rnc gene encoding ribonuclease III → MASNAKQLQDRLQYQFSDPQLLTLALSHRSCGSNNNERLEFLGDAVLGMAISSFLFQRFPEAREGDLSRIRSQIVRAESLAAIARNLNLGPELLLGPGEMKSGGYRRDSILGDTVEALIGAVFLDRGLTAVEACIQNWFSESLDTLTLDSPVKDAKTTLQEWLQARGKPLPEYLVVKIEGEDHSRLFTMSCTIDAVEETAEATASSRRKAEQLVAEKLVKKLENI, encoded by the coding sequence GTGGCGAGCAATGCCAAGCAACTTCAGGACCGCCTGCAATATCAGTTCAGCGATCCACAGCTATTGACTCTGGCGCTCTCTCACCGGAGCTGCGGCAGCAATAACAACGAACGACTCGAATTTCTCGGTGATGCTGTTCTAGGCATGGCCATTTCCAGTTTTCTTTTTCAGCGTTTCCCTGAAGCCCGAGAGGGCGACCTCAGTCGTATTCGCTCGCAGATCGTGCGCGCTGAGTCCCTGGCTGCAATTGCGCGCAATCTCAACCTAGGCCCTGAATTATTACTCGGCCCAGGAGAGATGAAAAGTGGCGGCTATCGCCGCGATTCGATTCTCGGCGACACTGTTGAAGCACTGATCGGTGCGGTGTTTCTCGATCGGGGTCTGACGGCAGTCGAAGCTTGTATACAAAACTGGTTTAGTGAATCTCTCGATACTCTGACTCTCGATTCCCCAGTCAAGGATGCCAAAACCACCCTCCAGGAGTGGTTGCAGGCCCGCGGCAAGCCCTTACCTGAGTATCTGGTTGTAAAAATCGAAGGAGAGGATCATAGTCGTCTCTTCACCATGAGTTGCACCATCGACGCAGTGGAAGAAACTGCTGAGGCAACGGCCAGTAGCCGCCGCAAAGCAGAGCAACTGGTTGCCGAAAAATTAGTAAAAAAATTGGAGAATATTTAG
- a CDS encoding DUF4845 domain-containing protein: protein MGRNKQSGMTTVSTLFVLAIVGFFVTVVFKLAPHYLDNRMIQSAFNQVGESNINGKSDTQIRHTIASFFTVNNIRDVDIAKIVIARDDAAIRISLDYEKRLAMFGNVDVVLSFSNQYDSAQWHN, encoded by the coding sequence ATGGGACGAAATAAACAGTCGGGCATGACCACAGTGTCGACACTTTTTGTGCTCGCTATAGTCGGGTTTTTTGTCACAGTTGTGTTTAAGTTGGCACCCCATTACCTGGATAACAGGATGATTCAATCCGCGTTTAATCAGGTGGGTGAATCGAATATTAATGGCAAGTCAGATACGCAAATACGCCATACGATTGCCAGTTTTTTCACCGTTAACAATATTCGCGATGTCGACATAGCAAAGATCGTCATTGCCCGTGACGATGCAGCAATACGCATCAGCTTAGACTATGAAAAGCGTTTGGCAATGTTTGGCAACGTCGATGTAGTGCTTAGCTTTAGCAACCAATATGACAGTGCCCAGTGGCATAATTAA
- a CDS encoding MucB/RseB C-terminal domain-containing protein, whose amino-acid sequence MVFLRLVKKIKVAALVAAVLLHGPLFAAPMESAHDLMSKMAKASRELSYQGLFTYEYRGNLTSVKLTHGVQDGQIYERIQHMDGAQRNALRRSDNVDCLRTGDMLLRGSAYRINDQSYARLEDFYEFHIKGEGRIANRRVVMVHVLPRDKHRYGYVVAIDKESGLLLQSVLMSHAGKPLERFQFVDISIGGSLADLGFDLEASDFDDVALDQSNCVDDNRQIITSASNWSTQWLPPGFVMASHKVADIDGQESMMFTDGLAVFSVFIDIDKGRTLPSIDAHLGATVAVLTKADINNQEYAICVVGEIPRATANQIASAVSLTTSPSSSMSPLP is encoded by the coding sequence ATGGTGTTTTTAAGATTAGTTAAAAAAATCAAAGTGGCGGCTCTAGTAGCCGCCGTTTTGCTACATGGACCATTATTTGCGGCGCCGATGGAATCGGCTCATGATCTGATGTCGAAAATGGCCAAAGCCTCGCGAGAACTAAGCTATCAGGGACTATTTACCTATGAGTACCGTGGTAATTTAACCAGCGTTAAACTAACTCACGGGGTTCAAGATGGGCAAATCTACGAGCGTATTCAGCATATGGATGGCGCCCAGCGCAATGCCCTGCGCCGCTCCGACAATGTCGACTGTCTGCGCACTGGTGATATGTTGCTGCGCGGCAGCGCCTACAGAATAAATGATCAGAGTTACGCTCGCCTAGAGGACTTCTACGAGTTTCATATCAAGGGTGAGGGGCGTATAGCCAATCGCCGCGTGGTGATGGTACATGTACTACCCAGAGATAAGCATCGCTACGGCTATGTTGTTGCCATAGATAAAGAGTCTGGTCTGTTGCTGCAATCAGTGCTTATGAGTCATGCCGGCAAGCCCCTTGAGCGTTTTCAGTTTGTCGATATCAGTATTGGCGGGTCTCTGGCCGACTTGGGATTCGATTTAGAGGCTAGCGACTTTGATGATGTTGCTCTGGATCAAAGCAACTGTGTTGACGACAACCGTCAAATTATCACTTCCGCGTCCAATTGGAGCACTCAGTGGCTGCCGCCTGGATTCGTTATGGCGTCTCATAAAGTCGCCGATATAGACGGTCAGGAGTCGATGATGTTTACCGATGGGCTGGCGGTTTTCTCAGTGTTTATCGATATAGATAAAGGGCGCACACTACCGTCCATAGATGCCCATCTGGGGGCCACTGTTGCGGTGCTGACCAAGGCGGACATCAATAATCAGGAATATGCCATCTGCGTGGTGGGTGAAATTCCTCGCGCCACGGCAAATCAAATTGCCAGTGCCGTCTCGCTCACTACCTCTCCATCCTCATCAATGTCACCTCTACCCTAG
- the acpS gene encoding holo-ACP synthase codes for MIIAIGTDIVEIARIAKVLERQAGRFLERILCPSELEQYAARGNPVAFVATRFAAKEAIAKALGTGIGHGVSFQDMQISNDDRGAPHVQLSGGAVEVLHSRGGQRVLLSLADERDYAIAYAMLSE; via the coding sequence ATGATCATCGCCATAGGCACAGATATAGTCGAGATTGCCCGTATTGCTAAGGTGCTAGAGCGCCAGGCCGGACGCTTTTTGGAGCGCATTCTCTGCCCCAGTGAACTTGAGCAATATGCAGCCCGGGGCAATCCTGTTGCCTTTGTTGCAACGCGCTTTGCCGCCAAAGAAGCCATAGCAAAGGCACTGGGTACCGGCATAGGTCACGGCGTCAGCTTCCAGGATATGCAGATCAGCAATGATGATAGGGGGGCTCCCCATGTGCAGCTGTCTGGTGGTGCCGTGGAAGTGCTGCACAGTCGCGGTGGCCAGCGGGTCTTACTCAGTCTAGCCGACGAGCGTGATTACGCTATTGCCTACGCCATGCTTTCCGAATAA
- the recO gene encoding DNA repair protein RecO, whose amino-acid sequence MRIEAEPGFLLHSTPYRDTSLLVDLYTANHGRVRCVAKGFRKPNKQGINRSIFPYTEHHFSWQGRGELKTLTKADGIQTPVFLKQECLFTGLYINELFYRLLQEQDIHQYLYQQYQRFMAVLCAAQPDEVRLRQLEMTLLEELGYGLVLDGEGQTGAALIPDKYYQYIPEQGLVMSVNQREAAPGSYSGADLMNIAAGEFAQGSAQRTAKQLLRSVINFYLGGRQLHSRELYRQHLQSQSSV is encoded by the coding sequence GTGCGCATTGAGGCAGAGCCGGGGTTTTTATTACACTCGACGCCCTATCGTGACACCAGCCTGCTGGTGGATCTGTACACCGCCAATCACGGCCGTGTACGCTGTGTGGCCAAGGGCTTTCGCAAGCCCAATAAACAGGGTATCAATCGCTCTATCTTTCCCTACACCGAACATCATTTTAGTTGGCAGGGTCGCGGTGAATTAAAAACTCTGACTAAAGCTGATGGCATTCAGACACCGGTATTTCTTAAGCAAGAGTGCCTGTTTACCGGGCTTTATATTAATGAGTTGTTCTATCGCCTGCTCCAAGAGCAGGATATCCACCAATATCTCTATCAGCAGTACCAACGGTTTATGGCTGTGCTCTGTGCAGCTCAGCCCGATGAGGTGCGTTTGCGCCAGTTGGAAATGACATTGCTTGAAGAGCTGGGTTATGGCCTGGTGTTAGACGGCGAGGGCCAGACAGGTGCCGCGCTGATTCCGGACAAGTACTATCAGTACATTCCTGAGCAGGGTTTGGTTATGTCAGTTAATCAGCGGGAGGCTGCGCCCGGCAGTTACTCTGGTGCCGACCTTATGAATATAGCCGCAGGTGAATTTGCTCAGGGCTCGGCTCAGAGAACCGCCAAGCAGCTGTTGCGCAGTGTGATTAATTTTTATCTCGGTGGTAGGCAGTTACACAGCCGTGAACTCTATCGCCAGCATTTGCAGTCACAGAGTTCTGTGTAG
- a CDS encoding methyltransferase — translation MKKNTKTTRLTLLLAITFSLLSLNANAVSSSESAVSRVIDNAIAGDHRSDKNRARDSQRHPKETLIFFGIKPAMKVLEILPGGGWYSEVLAPILKDQGQLTVASFGADNPSDYMRNVHNRYIAKLEASPEVYGQVKTEVFENEGYLTKIANGSQDMVLTFRNSHNWIRYGGIEQAYKAFNRVLKKGGVLGVVQHRAASDADIKQAAEQGYVPQAYLIKLVESMGFKLVAQSEINANAKDTKDHPKGVWSLPPSYREKDNNRKKYSAIGETDRMTLRFVKL, via the coding sequence ATGAAAAAAAATACGAAGACGACGAGGTTAACGTTGCTACTGGCGATTACATTTTCATTGTTATCGCTCAATGCCAATGCAGTTTCTAGTTCTGAATCAGCAGTCAGCCGAGTGATTGATAATGCTATTGCCGGTGATCACCGCAGTGACAAAAACAGGGCTCGGGATAGCCAGCGCCACCCCAAAGAGACGCTGATTTTTTTTGGCATAAAGCCGGCTATGAAGGTGCTTGAAATACTTCCTGGCGGCGGTTGGTACAGCGAAGTTCTGGCGCCGATCTTAAAAGATCAAGGCCAGTTAACCGTAGCCAGCTTTGGTGCCGATAACCCCTCTGACTATATGCGCAATGTGCACAATCGATATATAGCCAAGTTGGAGGCAAGCCCTGAGGTCTACGGGCAAGTTAAGACTGAAGTCTTCGAAAATGAAGGATACCTAACCAAGATTGCCAATGGTTCTCAGGATATGGTCCTGACCTTCAGAAACAGCCATAACTGGATACGCTACGGTGGCATAGAGCAAGCTTATAAGGCATTTAACCGTGTTTTAAAAAAAGGTGGCGTGCTCGGTGTAGTGCAACATCGCGCTGCATCGGATGCCGACATTAAGCAAGCTGCTGAGCAGGGCTATGTGCCACAAGCCTATTTAATTAAATTGGTGGAAAGTATGGGCTTTAAGCTGGTGGCCCAGTCTGAAATTAATGCCAATGCTAAAGACACCAAGGATCACCCCAAGGGTGTTTGGTCTCTGCCCCCCAGTTATCGTGAGAAAGACAATAACAGAAAAAAGTACAGTGCTATCGGCGAAACTGATCGCATGACATTGCGTTTTGTTAAGCTCTGA
- the cysM gene encoding cysteine synthase CysM, translated as MQYPTIEQGIGNTRLVQLQRMPGNTSNTILAKLEGDNPAGSVKDRPALSMIKKAEARGDIKPGDRLIEATSGNTGIALAMVAAMMGYRMTLIMPDNATDERKWAMTAYGAELIEVTKLEGMEGARDLARQMQEQGLGKVLDQFNNPDNPLAHYEGTGPEIWRDTKGSVTHFVSSMGTTGTIMGTSAYLKQQNPDIQIIGLQPQEGASIPGIRRWPAAYMPSIFDAAKVDQTLDISQQAAEQTMRRLATEEGIFCGVSAGGSVSAALEISKQVENAVIVAIICDRGDRYLSSGIYG; from the coding sequence ATGCAGTACCCAACCATTGAGCAAGGCATAGGTAACACCAGATTAGTTCAGCTACAGCGTATGCCTGGCAATACCTCGAATACCATTCTTGCGAAACTGGAAGGGGATAACCCTGCGGGCTCAGTCAAAGATCGTCCGGCTTTGAGTATGATAAAAAAGGCCGAGGCTCGTGGCGATATTAAGCCTGGAGATCGGTTGATCGAAGCCACCAGCGGCAATACTGGAATTGCTCTGGCCATGGTTGCGGCGATGATGGGCTACCGCATGACCCTGATTATGCCTGACAATGCCACGGATGAACGCAAGTGGGCGATGACTGCCTACGGTGCTGAATTGATTGAAGTGACCAAGCTAGAGGGTATGGAGGGTGCTCGTGATCTGGCCCGCCAGATGCAGGAGCAGGGATTGGGTAAGGTGTTGGACCAATTTAATAATCCAGATAACCCCCTAGCTCACTATGAGGGTACCGGGCCAGAAATCTGGCGTGATACCAAGGGTTCTGTCACTCACTTTGTCAGTTCAATGGGCACCACCGGAACCATTATGGGCACCTCGGCTTATTTAAAGCAGCAGAACCCAGACATTCAAATTATTGGTCTGCAGCCGCAAGAGGGCGCCTCTATCCCCGGCATCCGACGTTGGCCTGCAGCCTATATGCCGAGTATTTTTGACGCCGCCAAGGTGGATCAAACCCTAGATATTTCCCAGCAAGCCGCGGAGCAGACCATGCGTCGTTTGGCTACGGAAGAGGGTATCTTCTGTGGTGTATCTGCTGGTGGCTCCGTATCTGCAGCCTTAGAAATCAGTAAGCAGGTGGAAAATGCTGTTATCGTTGCTATTATCTGTGATCGGGGTGATCGCTACCTCTCTTCCGGGATTTACGGATAG
- the lepB gene encoding signal peptidase I produces the protein MDLNFELILTVIFLVSALFWLLNKFVVRQTEGAVEFVASLAPVLGLVLVLRSFVVEPFQIPSSSMVPTLKVGDFILVNKWTYGIRLPVLRTKIIELNSPERGDVMVFFPPHEERYFIKRVIGLPGDEIHVLDGVLYINGDKMSQKVLQGEVPAPRSVVMTEDLYGLEHAMQRRTLPTRLSQNFTAVVPQGHYFMMGDNRDNSSDSRVWGPVPEERIVGKAFARWMFWDKFLSLPSFERAGSID, from the coding sequence ATGGATCTAAATTTCGAACTAATCTTAACCGTCATTTTTCTGGTTTCAGCGCTGTTTTGGCTGCTTAACAAATTTGTTGTGCGCCAGACCGAAGGTGCCGTTGAATTTGTTGCCTCGCTGGCACCGGTTTTGGGTTTGGTCTTAGTACTGCGCTCTTTTGTTGTCGAGCCGTTTCAAATTCCCTCTTCATCAATGGTTCCGACCCTTAAGGTTGGCGACTTTATTCTGGTGAATAAATGGACCTACGGTATAAGACTGCCGGTACTGCGAACTAAAATTATCGAGCTCAATTCACCTGAGCGTGGCGATGTGATGGTTTTCTTTCCGCCCCATGAAGAGCGCTATTTTATTAAGCGTGTGATCGGACTACCCGGCGATGAGATTCACGTATTAGACGGTGTGCTATATATTAATGGCGACAAGATGAGTCAGAAAGTCCTGCAAGGAGAGGTTCCTGCGCCCCGTTCAGTGGTCATGACCGAAGATCTCTACGGTCTGGAGCACGCCATGCAGAGGCGTACTTTGCCAACACGACTGAGTCAAAACTTTACCGCCGTAGTGCCGCAGGGGCATTACTTTATGATGGGCGACAACCGTGATAACTCAAGTGACAGTCGCGTTTGGGGCCCGGTTCCTGAAGAGCGTATTGTAGGTAAAGCCTTTGCCCGCTGGATGTTTTGGGATAAGTTCTTGAGTCTGCCAAGTTTTGAACGAGCCGGAAGCATAGATTAA
- a CDS encoding SoxR reducing system RseC family protein — MILETGVVVAVESDGLWVETIQKSACEVCVAEKGCGQKFLSKLAGKTVSIRVLRNKRSSEEFTVGQSVTIGIPEDIIVMASLLVYLLPIFTAIGGAWLFSDSDWQAVGGAFGGLLLGGLLVNLHSVRKRDDVRFNPVLMEEQIQPNILNFQH; from the coding sequence ATGATTCTTGAAACTGGCGTTGTTGTTGCGGTTGAGTCCGATGGCCTCTGGGTTGAGACAATTCAAAAGTCCGCCTGTGAAGTCTGTGTGGCGGAGAAGGGCTGTGGGCAAAAATTCCTCTCTAAGCTGGCGGGCAAGACTGTTAGCATCCGGGTGTTGCGCAACAAGCGGTCCTCGGAGGAATTCACCGTGGGCCAGTCAGTGACCATAGGCATTCCCGAAGACATTATCGTAATGGCCTCTCTGTTGGTTTATCTACTGCCAATTTTTACTGCTATAGGTGGCGCCTGGCTGTTTTCTGACAGTGACTGGCAGGCGGTTGGTGGTGCCTTTGGCGGGCTGTTGTTAGGTGGCCTACTGGTTAACCTTCACAGTGTGAGAAAGCGCGATGATGTGCGCTTTAATCCTGTTCTTATGGAAGAACAGATCCAGCCCAATATTCTCAATTTTCAACATTGA
- the lepA gene encoding translation elongation factor 4, translated as MSDLSHIRNFSIIAHIDHGKSTIADRFIQVCGGLADREMAAQVLDSMDIERERGITIKAQSVTLPYTAKDGKTYQLNFIDTPGHVDFSYEVSRSLAACEGALLIVDAAQGVEAQSVANCYTAIAQGLEVIPVLNKMDLPQAEPEKVINEIENIIGIEATDAVRCSAKTGEGINDILEELVCKVPPPVGDVDAPLQALIIDSWFDNYLGVVSLVRVMQGTLTTKSKIIAKTIGKGHVVDSVGVFTPKRKETGVLRAGEVGFMVAGIKDILGAPVGDTITNLSTSDTEALPGFQRVKPQVYAGMFPVDSDDFEDFREALSKLAVNDASLFYEPESSDALGFGFRCGFLGMLHMEIIQERLEREYDLNLITTAPTVVYEILTNSGDILQMSNPSALPDPAQIDEMREPICEANILVPKDYVGNVISLCVEKRGVQKDMQFVGGQVSISYELPMSEVVMDFFDRLKSVSRGFASLDYTFVRFQAANLVRLDVLINGDRVDALAAIVHRDSSQNKGRTLADKMKELIPRQMFDVAIQAAIGGSVVARTTVKALRKNVTAKCYGGDVSRKKKLLEKQKAGKKRMKQVGNVEIPQDAFLAVLKS; from the coding sequence TTGTCCGATTTAAGTCATATCCGAAATTTTTCAATTATTGCCCATATTGACCACGGCAAATCGACTATCGCTGACCGTTTTATTCAGGTCTGTGGAGGCTTGGCTGATCGTGAAATGGCCGCTCAGGTTCTCGATTCCATGGATATTGAGCGCGAGCGCGGTATTACCATCAAAGCCCAGAGCGTGACGCTGCCCTATACGGCGAAGGATGGTAAAACCTACCAGCTGAACTTTATCGATACTCCAGGACACGTAGACTTTTCCTATGAAGTGTCCCGCTCACTGGCTGCCTGTGAAGGCGCACTATTGATCGTCGATGCGGCCCAGGGCGTTGAAGCTCAGTCTGTAGCCAATTGCTACACGGCGATTGCTCAGGGCCTAGAAGTGATTCCGGTACTAAATAAAATGGATCTGCCCCAGGCCGAACCAGAAAAAGTGATCAATGAAATTGAAAATATTATCGGTATTGAAGCCACTGACGCGGTTCGCTGCAGTGCTAAAACCGGTGAAGGCATCAATGACATACTCGAAGAGCTAGTATGTAAGGTGCCGCCCCCAGTGGGTGATGTAGATGCACCGCTACAGGCGCTGATTATTGACTCCTGGTTTGATAACTATCTGGGTGTAGTCTCCCTAGTGCGCGTTATGCAGGGCACCTTGACCACCAAGAGTAAAATTATCGCCAAGACCATTGGCAAGGGCCATGTGGTCGACAGTGTTGGTGTATTTACCCCGAAGCGCAAAGAGACTGGTGTGCTAAGAGCCGGTGAAGTGGGCTTTATGGTGGCCGGCATTAAAGATATTTTAGGTGCGCCTGTAGGCGACACCATTACTAATCTGAGCACCTCAGACACTGAGGCGCTGCCCGGATTTCAGCGCGTTAAGCCTCAGGTCTATGCTGGCATGTTTCCGGTTGACTCAGATGATTTTGAAGATTTCCGCGAAGCGTTGTCCAAGTTAGCCGTCAACGATGCCTCACTGTTCTATGAACCTGAGAGTTCTGATGCACTGGGCTTTGGTTTCCGCTGTGGCTTCCTTGGTATGCTGCATATGGAGATTATCCAAGAGCGTCTCGAACGTGAGTACGATCTCAATCTGATCACCACTGCCCCTACAGTAGTCTACGAAATTCTTACCAACAGTGGCGATATTCTGCAGATGTCCAATCCCTCTGCGCTGCCAGATCCGGCTCAGATCGACGAGATGCGCGAGCCAATCTGTGAAGCCAATATTTTGGTACCGAAAGATTATGTGGGCAATGTTATCTCTCTCTGTGTTGAAAAGCGCGGCGTGCAAAAAGATATGCAGTTCGTCGGTGGTCAGGTTTCGATCAGCTATGAGCTGCCCATGAGTGAAGTGGTTATGGACTTCTTTGACAGACTCAAATCAGTCAGTCGCGGTTTTGCTTCATTGGATTATACCTTTGTACGCTTTCAGGCTGCCAATCTAGTGCGTCTGGATGTGTTGATTAACGGCGACCGTGTCGATGCTCTAGCAGCTATTGTGCACAGAGATAGCTCGCAGAATAAAGGCCGTACTCTGGCTGACAAAATGAAAGAACTGATTCCCCGGCAGATGTTTGATGTTGCTATTCAAGCCGCGATCGGTGGCAGTGTAGTGGCTCGAACAACGGTTAAAGCGCTGCGTAAAAATGTGACCGCGAAATGCTACGGTGGCGACGTGTCGCGTAAAAAGAAATTACTTGAGAAGCAGAAAGCCGGCAAGAAACGCATGAAGCAGGTGGGTAATGTTGAAATTCCCCAAGATGCCTTCCTCGCCGTATTAAAAAGTTGA
- the era gene encoding GTPase Era — protein sequence MTDAPTRCGYVAIVGRPNVGKSTLLNHILGQKLCITSRKPQTTRHTLLGIKTVEQTQVIFVDTPGIHTNQERAINRVMNRSAASVIADVDVVIFVVDRFEWSEADEYVAKYIANYDVPVIIAINKVDLIEDKEALLPHLQFLSEKVKAADLIPLSALRKTNFDQLEAKISEFIPEAMHMFPDDQITDRSERFLAAEMVREKIMRQLGAEVPYQVTVEIEEFRVERNVTHIGALILVEREGQKKIIIGNKGERIKSIGQQARADMESLLDCKVMLKTWVKVRSGWSDDERALRSLGYTDR from the coding sequence GTGACTGATGCACCAACACGCTGTGGCTATGTGGCCATAGTCGGTCGTCCCAATGTGGGCAAATCGACGCTGCTCAATCATATTTTGGGGCAGAAGCTGTGTATTACCTCACGCAAACCTCAGACTACCAGACATACTCTGCTGGGTATCAAAACGGTTGAGCAAACCCAGGTGATCTTTGTTGACACACCGGGTATTCACACCAACCAGGAGCGCGCGATTAACCGAGTTATGAACCGCTCCGCGGCCAGTGTGATAGCCGATGTAGATGTGGTGATCTTTGTGGTTGATCGCTTCGAGTGGAGCGAGGCCGATGAGTATGTAGCCAAATATATTGCCAACTATGATGTGCCAGTGATTATTGCGATCAACAAGGTGGATCTTATTGAGGATAAAGAAGCGCTGCTGCCGCATCTGCAGTTTCTCTCCGAGAAAGTGAAGGCCGCGGATTTAATTCCACTGTCGGCACTGCGCAAAACCAACTTTGACCAGCTCGAAGCCAAAATTAGCGAATTTATCCCTGAAGCCATGCATATGTTTCCCGATGATCAGATTACCGATCGCAGCGAGCGCTTTTTGGCTGCTGAAATGGTTCGCGAAAAAATTATGCGTCAGCTGGGTGCTGAGGTGCCCTATCAGGTTACTGTTGAAATTGAAGAGTTTCGCGTCGAGCGCAATGTCACCCATATAGGTGCTTTGATTCTAGTTGAGCGGGAAGGGCAGAAGAAAATTATTATTGGCAATAAAGGCGAGCGTATTAAAAGTATCGGTCAGCAGGCGCGGGCTGATATGGAAAGCCTGCTCGACTGTAAAGTCATGCTTAAAACCTGGGTCAAAGTTCGCAGCGGCTGGTCTGATGACGAACGCGCACTGCGCAGCCTCGGCTACACCGACAGGTAA